From Cygnus atratus isolate AKBS03 ecotype Queensland, Australia chromosome 1, CAtr_DNAZoo_HiC_assembly, whole genome shotgun sequence, the proteins below share one genomic window:
- the LOC118253083 gene encoding 2-oxoglutarate receptor 1-like: MNTTGENIAIPTSWQPTKGDFPNCTDVEASLKTLYLPIMYSIIFLVGFPGNVIAICVYSFKMRPWKSSTIIMLNLALTDLLYLTSLPFLIHYYASGEHWIFGEFMCKFIRFGFHFNLYSSILFLTCFSIFRYMVIVHPMKFFHVQRKRWTAVACAAIWMISLAAVSPVNFLISSKEEENRSLCLDLTSSENLGTIRWYNWLLTSLAFFLPLLTVTLCYVFIICTLATGLQAQTGYKQKARRLTIVLLVVFYVCFLPFHVFRIARLELRLCTTNCHVEKQIHAAYIISRPLAALNTCGNLLLYIMIGGAFQQAVLSLSRCKWSKYIQRPRSNNYTNKSEINLRL; this comes from the coding sequence atgaacacaACGGGTGAAAATATAGCCATCCCTACCTCCTGGCAGCCCACTAAAGGTGATTTTCCCAACTGCACTGATGTGGAAGCTAGTCTGAAGACTTTGTACCTCCCCATTATGTACAGCATCATCTTCCTGGTGGGCTTCCCAGGAAATGTCATTGCCATCTGTGTTTACAGCTTCAAGATGAGGCCTTGGAAGAGCAGCACCATCATCATGTTGAACCTGGCACTCACAGACCTGCTGTACCTAACCAGCCTCCCCTTCCTCATACACTACTACGCCAGCGGGGAGCACTGGATCTTTGGTGAATTCATGTGCAAGTTCATCCGCTTTGGCTTCCACTTCAACCTGTACAGCAGCATCCTCTTCCTCACATGCTTCAGCATCTTCCGCTACATGGTGATTGTCCACCCGATGAAGTTCTTCCACGTCCAAAGGAAGCGTTGGACAGCGGTGGCTTGTGCAGCCATTTGGATGATCTCACTGGCAGCTGTGAGCCCCGTCAACTTCTTGATCTCCTctaaagaggaggaaaacaggtCCTTATGCCTTGACCTCACCAGCTCTGAAAACCTGGGCACAATCCGGTGGTATAACTGGCTGCTGACCAGCCTAGCCTTCTTCTTGCCGCTGCTGACGGTGACTCTGTGCTATGTGTTCATTATTTGCACCTTGGCCACCGGGCTCCAGGCACAGACTGGCTACAAACAGAAGGCTCGCAGACTCACCATCGTCCTCTTGGTGGTCTTCTACGTGTGCTTCCTCCCCTTCCATGTTTTTCGGATAGCTCGGCTTGAACTGCGGTTGTGTACAACCAACTGCCACGTGGAGAAGCAAATCCACGCCGCCTATATCATCTCCCGGCCACTGGCTGCACTCAACACATGTGGTAACCTTCTCCTTTACATCATGATCGGAGGTGCCTTCCAGCAGGCCGTCCTCTCCCTCTCAAGGTGCAAGTGGAGCAAATACATCCAGCGGCCCAGGAGCAACAATTACACGAACAAGTCGGAAATCAACTTAAGGTTATGA